In Akkermansia muciniphila, one DNA window encodes the following:
- a CDS encoding EamA family transporter: MSEEFYIGLNLFSVFLASCSQVVLKKSAMNDRLTGLSYFVNPATIAAYSVFLGCCLLTFYCLSHLPMITVNVLECSAYVYILLFDRIFFGKPITLRKVCGNAMIIAGIIICLNR, from the coding sequence ATGAGTGAGGAATTTTACATCGGACTGAATCTGTTTTCCGTTTTTCTGGCTTCCTGTTCCCAGGTGGTTTTGAAAAAGTCCGCCATGAATGACCGGCTGACCGGCCTTTCCTATTTCGTGAATCCGGCCACGATAGCGGCATATTCCGTTTTTTTGGGCTGCTGCCTGCTGACGTTTTATTGCCTGTCCCACCTGCCGATGATTACGGTGAATGTGCTGGAATGCTCCGCATACGTGTACATCCTTTTGTTTGACCGGATTTTTTTCGGCAAACCAATCACCTTGCGCAAGGTGTGCGGCAACGCGATGATCATCGCGGGCATTATCATCTGCCTGAACCGTTAA